The sequence tttcccccaatttacaacaggTAGCAGTCCAAAGATATCTATCCCAACTTGTGCTCACAGGTACTTTGGTATTATTAACAGCTTCAATAGTCTTTATGGCTTCTGTGTTGATGTCTTAAACAATGCACACAATACACAGGCATTactgtcacaaccaagactTAACAACTGTGGTGAGACAgtgagacaattcacacagatgagagagtgggaaattgacaaggtgaattatTTTTGTGGTTTTCAAGACAGTTCATAGTcctcttttataacaaaatgGAAAACACAGTAAATGAATAGACAAGAGCAGTGTCCAGGCCATACAACTGAGCAGGAAGGTAGAACATATGGTTAAGAAGCTCTATACAGTAAAGCAGGCCAGTgtgcagcaagataagcaagatagaagcacttagaaaAGAGTAAGTCTGGACTCAGTGCAAGGAAGGAAAAGAGaagtgggaagaacataaacaaaGAAGAGAGGAAACATACAAACAGatcagatggatacagatcaAGCAGAAGGTGGACTCTCTGAGTACACGCTGGCAAGGGACTAGAGAGCAAACAAGCCAGTACACaagtcaggaggtgaggctcatgacaatCACAAGATTGCTTTGTGGAGTTTTGCAACAGAGCCTGTGTAGGCTgcaaaacttatactgggCTGTCCAGGCTGGGTTTGCATGTTTATCCTATGTCCACACATGTACACTCCATTGGTAATACATAGTTTGGCGCTTGCCCTGTTGTTTGTCTTTCCATCCATACCACACCCATTGCAAGCCCACCATCACTTGCAGCACCATTCACTTGTGTTTCTCTGTTTTTTCTGTTTTGTTGTTTGTTCACCAATTCCTATTGCTCATTTCAGTCTTAGGCTGTTGCTGCCAATCCTTCCTTGTGGCCCACCAGGTCAACCCACTTTTGTTCATACCCCCACCCCCTATTGTTTAGTCCTGCTTGCCTCCTTAGTCCTACCTCTTATGTTCTTTTGACACCACTAAATGGCTCCACACACCAAGCCTCCCCCATGCTGCAACAGTTGCATCATGCAAGGCAGGACATCCAAGTGCAACCAGAGGAGCCCATGCTCTATGTGCATCAACAAGGATACATTACCCCTGTGTCAGTACAGCGCCAGCTCACCCCTCACTCACCCACGCATAGACCCTTCCAGCTCTCTGGCGTCACCCACCCCTGCCCTGCATTGCAATACCACTTGCAGCATCAGGCAACCCATTGACAGAGACAAGCCATTGGTTTGCCCAGCACCCCCCAGGTCATTGCTTGCTCCCTCACTGCCTGCTCCAGCTGTTGGTTCCCCCCCTGGTCCTACTTGCACCATTGACATCACACCTACCCAGGACATAATCCTTGGCCCAGGCCCCACCCACACCCACTTGTCCAAGATTCAGCATCTGCATGCACATTTGGCTGCCCTGGAGTGTCAGGATGTAAATATCCTTGACCACACTCAGGACCCCAGTAAGTCTCTGCTTCCACTCCTGTTCATGCCTACCCCCATTTCCCCCCAGACCCTCTCCTGCCTTACTAGTGCATTGCTAGATTGAATTACACATCTGCTCTTTTCTTACATCCTCACATTGCCTCTTCATGTCACCACCTCATCCTGGCCCTAATGCCATACCTTGTTGTTTTCCCTCCTCACTCATACCACATTTCCATGTTGCATCTACACATGCTTGTGCACACCATTGACACTGCACTACACACTGTACACcttgtcatgccctagaggcgtgaccgccttagaatccactaagttgaagaaatagtgaatatatgcgctattttcatgaagatttatggatatatgcatctttatgctatttaggcgctgagcgcttattatgtaatctcatcacatgactaaaggtcatgtgatcttgttttcttatctctggtcatgtgaccttatctttgttattgtgtttgtcactgtatatactattccccttgcttgttgaatatataaggagggttctgagagccttaagcctcagaactcaacctcttatcccttccaacactacctacccttggcatacaatcaggtgcaccttgagtgtaatagtccctgccttggttcttagccctgctgtcttaacagcatagtgcacttaactgttattggtcttgtccaccccttatctggctttgccttagagcattgttagatcctactagttgataagtcctatattaggcaatagctagttaggtttacctcttggtagttgttggctctgacattaggttgagttcttcatcaccaacccttGTGGACAACTAGGgtgttagtactggcacaacccatcaagaactagtgatccagcataaccagataatagtcaaaactggtgattgttgcactagggggttattgttacacggCTAGCATTGCAAACGTCCACCCAAAAGTCTTCCACAACTTCTTCTGTgtcacagacagtcaaagacctgcttgtgcaaaacctgcctctgtatcacgcccatccaaggcttgctgatcagttgtaaggagcattcaacgctaggtattgagacagtgattagcgtaaagaataaactgtgagcttagtggggccaatcatctagcctcccatctttcctaaactagtagtgaagttgccttattTAGCAAGGACATTACTTAGTATCTTCCACATCCCTCCTTCTCCACTATGTCAACCCAACCTTCCACCTATGTGCATGCCAATCCCAATGCGCTGTCtgtccccaccaatatccaggagatacctgtgtgggcccaggagatcaaaaacctcctcctggctatgaaTCAAAACCTCTCCTTGGTCATAGGACAAGCGGCTGCCCATCACACAGACATTGGTACCACTCAGGCTACCCTCTCAAACCATGACAGTAGCATTACcaaccttgacgccctaATTGTAAAACTTGgggctgatattgccaaaataggCACTGCAGCTGCGTCTGGTTCTTCTATTGCCTTGGCTACCAAGGCCCCCAAACTTGCAATgccagacaaatttgatggGTCTGACAAAAATAAGGCAATCTCTTTTAGGGTTGCTGTATCACATTATCTGAGGATTtcatatcctggctcaacagtggatgagcaaattGCTTTCATTATctcctgcctggatggcaaggcccatgagtggcttgagccctaccTGGAAGAAGACGTTGTTAAAGGGAATCCTgtttcttggctccacaatttggatgccttctggctgcaattcaatgcacgctggaatgtccaaaataggacTGAGAACTTCTGCGCCAAGCTGCGCACcctcaaacaaaccaagggagtccaagattattacaaggacttccagacctattctcaaggtcttggttaCAATGACCCCTCTCTCAGGGAtatgttctatgatggcttatcccacaaaattaaggaaactctcatggttcaagattatgaccatgcagatgcctctgtaactcttgcaactcttgcagagaaggcccttaaagtGGATCAACGCCTAGAGCAGTTTGCAGCCCAGCACAAGGGttcatcttcctcttcaaaccaatctggaagcaaatccagcaccTCTATGTCAAcagcagcccagggagcgcccagggataaactgtctgttggggaacaggtgtatgcaattgtggatggaaaggcaAAGAAGGGGGTCCTTCAAAAAATTGGCCAGAATGCCAAAGGGATTGCAGTTCCAATTGTTaagtggaatgatggcaccaccatggacGTTACCTTCAAAACTATCAAGAAGGATAACCACCCAGCCACTGCCACctccactcctgctcccaaggcttcctcctcctcctccttgcgcAATTCTGGTCCTTCCCCTAtggacttagactctgcctcttcaaaaggcaaaaaacccattatatgcgcaacatgtggaggtaggggacactatgccaatcaatgcccctcaaaatcctactctggccatgaggcccatatctctgaggatgagttggaaaatggggacctctgaacactaatgggaacagtgtatcagagggaaataatggacatttagatagcttggaaatcttttctgtaaataatatatctcctttaatatatattttcaagcttcttgcgttcaacaagttcccaaccctaaggttaccaagaaaatgaagcccttctttggatgggctatgattgattcaggtgcttCATCTTGCTTCATACACAAGGACCtgatcaaacaatatggtatacctactacaaaaaaATCTGTACCATGTTGccttaaagtgattgatggaagagacattagttccggtttggtagattcagaatgtatatttactttagaattaggtagtcataaagaggttttgaaatgtaacgtagctgatataggtaaacatagcatagtccttggaatgtcctggctcaagttacacaaccctactatagattggcctaataagcgtaTCACTTTTAATTCTCAATACTGTAACAATTCTTgtctttctgtttctaattctatcctgggaaatgttggtgggacttctaaccaccttgaaggcataccagaagacttaggaggtgttgaggtaattgaacctcttgaaggcatccctagggaaactggaggtactgtggattctccacttgaaagtattccagtagaactgcgcaattttgcggaggtattttctgaggacatgaaggtgacGGAACTGCTGCCGCACCGTCCTTTTGACttagggattgatttaattgatcctgataaacctgttaaggctatggtataccccttgaaggcatctgatgatgaggaacttagaaaactccttaaagaacaattggacaaaggattgatttgtccatccaaatccaaatatggttccccagttcactttgtcaacaagaaaaatgggaaaaggcatatggttgtggattatagatccctaaatgcaaatacagtcaaaaatgcgtaccctctacctctaagacagtctctcattgagaaactaaggggcgcaaaatacttttccaccattgacctAAAATCTGGATACAACTTGGtccggataaaggaaggtgatgaatggaagactgcatttaaaaccaaatatggcctgtttgaatacctagtcatgccctttgggttatgcaatgctcctgctgcattccagcactttatgaatgagatatttagggacatattggacgtctatgtagtagtatatctagacaacatcctaatattctcagaaagcagAGAATTACATacaaaacatctccaagaaGTATtgaaaaggctgcaagacaatgcatgctattgtaacctggagaagtgtaatttctatgcgtctgaagtagattaccttggtgttATTGCCAACGGTGAAGGAGTAAAAGCAGATCCTAAGAAAATTACTCAAgcagttgattgggcaacactgcgctctgtcaaaggggttcaagagtttttgggctttataaacttctatagacgcttcatacataacttctcaaaactggcacaacccttataccaattactccaaaagaatataccttgggagtggggcaaacgccaagaagtgtctttAAAGGCTCTTaaacaggctctaattgAGTCCCCTGTTTTAATCCAACCtgatccatacaaggagtttttccttgagtgtgacgcctctgattttgcaacaggcgctgtccttaatcaaaagggcagtgatgataaattacacccagttgcattcctatcaaaatccctagcacccgctgaaagaaactatgaCATTGTTGATAAAGAGttactagcagtagtaagggctttaaaggaatggcatcacctgctggaaggaacagtaatccCTGTCAAGATATTGAcagaccataaaaatctggagtatttccagacaaaaagggatctgaaccaaaggaagttaaggtggatgggatttttggcagattacaactataggattgtgtataggctgggcgcacagaatagaaaagcagatattctctcTCACCAtgaagaccacaagtctgcggttaaaggggggggtgaaacccctgtgctcataagcccagagctttttattgcagctattcaaacagatagtgaccttaATGATTTAATAAGGGACActctgcatgatgataaagctgtacacaaaatccttaaatccttggaagaggatatACCTGTTAAAGGATGGAAGATTGATAATGGCCTACTTTACTATCATGATTGGATCTATGTCCCcaatgagccagaaatcaggaaagccatcttagaaagcaggcatgataacccttccactgggcatccaggacagttcagaaccttagacctcctttcaagggattactattggtcagggatgaaacagtctgtaacaaaatatgtccaagcatgcAATTCATGCATACATAGCAAACACTCCAACCAggctcctgaaggtctccttcaaaacatagatttacccaataagccctgggaggaaataacgtatgacttgattgtaggactccccacctcagaaggatatgatgcaatattaacagtagtggaccaattatccaaaatggttcattttataccaacgcactctgatgctactgctgttgatgttgcaaacctctttgtatcctttgtgtggaagttacatgggttacccaggaaaaccattTTGGACCAAGGCCCCCAATTTAATGCAAAATTCTTGAGACAAGTCTACAAGCAGttggggatagaaccacatttctccactgcatacagaccacaagttgatggacaaagtgaacgcctaaaccagtttgtggaaatTTACCTACGCCACTACATCAACtatagacaaacagactgggttgcGTCACTACCACTTGtggaatttgcatacaataatgggaaacactcaggctccaaacactctcctttctacatgtgctatggttataatccagacttcacagttggaaacaccaaggaaagccatgtcccACAAGCCAACAACCTAGCAGACTTCCTGAAAGAGATCCAAACTGAAGcaaaagctgctttagaaattgctgcaagacaaaacgcgcaatactatgatctaaacagaagggaagcaaccaagctggaagttGGTGATAAAGTCTATTTGAGTAGtgccaacatcaaaacttcaaggccttcccatAAGCTGGAGCATAAGCAATTGGGGCCCTAtaaggtcttggagaaaattggcaggaactcctataaactggatctccctaaatccatgaaagtccatcctgtcttcaacattgccctTTTACACAAAAAGCCAGTAGACAAATATGACCATGATCCAGTACCACTTcccccagttgtcacagctgatggagaagaggaatatactgttgaaaggatactagactccaagaaagtgggttgacaagtcaaatacttggtcaaatggaaagggtatggaccagaggataacacatgggaacccaaggcccacttagccaatgcccctgagaaattggctaagtttcaccgtgaacatccagaggcagctggaccttaacgggggggaagtgtcatgccctagaggcgtgaccg comes from Rhizoctonia solani chromosome 4, complete sequence and encodes:
- a CDS encoding Transposon Tf2-1 polyprotein, with the translated sequence MSTQPSTYVHANPNALSVPTNIQEIPVWAQEIKNLLLAMNQNLSLVIGQAAAHHTDIGTTQATLSNHDSSITNLDALIVKLGADIAKIGTAAASGSSIALATKAPKLAMPDKFDGSDKNKAISFRVAVSHYLRISYPGSTVDEQIAFIISCLDGKAHEWLEPYLEEDVVKGNPVSWLHNLDAFWLQFNARWNVQNRTENFCAKLRTLKQTKGVQDYYKDFQTYSQGLGYNDPSLRDMFYDGLSHKIKETLMVQDYDHADASVTLATLAEKALKVDQRLEQFAAQHKGSSSSSNQSGSKSSTSMSTAAQGAPRDKLSVGEQVYAIVDGKAKKGVLQKIGQNAKGIAVPIVKWNDGTTMDVTFKTIKKDNHPATATSTPAPKASSSSSLRNSGPSPMDLDSASSKGKKPIICATCGGRGHYANQCPSKSYSGHEAHISEDELENGDL
- a CDS encoding Transposon Tf2-7 polyprotein; protein product: MSWLKLHNPTIDWPNKRITFNSQYCNNSCLSVSNSILGNVGGTSNHLEGIPEDLGGVEVIEPLEGIPRETGGTVDSPLESIPVELRNFAEVFSEDMKVTELLPHRPFDLGIDLIDPDKPVKAMVYPLKASDDEELRKLLKEQLDKGLICPSKSKYGSPVHFVNKKNGKRHMVVDYRSLNANTVKNAYPLPLRQSLIEKLRGAKYFSTIDLKSGYNLVRIKEGDEWKTAFKTKYGLFEYLVMPFGLCNAPAAFQHFMNEIFRDILDVYVVVYLDNILIFSESRELHTKHLQEVLKRLQDNACYCNLEKCNFYASEVDYLGVIANGEGVKADPKKITQAVDWATLRSVKGVQEFLGFINFYRRFIHNFSKLAQPLYQLLQKNIPWEWGKRQEVSLKALKQALIESPVLIQPDPYKEFFLECDASDFATGAVLNQKGSDDKLHPVAFLSKSLAPAERNYDIVDKELLAVVRALKEWHHLLEGTVIPVKILTDHKNLEYFQTKRDLNQRKLRWMGFLADYNYRIVYRLGAQNRKADILSHHEDHKSAVKGGGETPVLISPELFIAAIQTDSDLNDLIRDTLHDDKAVHKILKSLEEDIPVKGWKIDNGLLYYHDWIYVPNEPEIRKAILESRHDNPSTGHPGQFRTLDLLSRDYYWSGMKQSVTKYVQACNSCIHSKHSNQAPEGLLQNIDLPNKPWEEITYDLIVGLPTSEGYDAILTVVDQLSKMVHFIPTHSDATAVDVANLFVSFVWKLHGLPRKTILDQGPQFNAKFLRQVYKQLGIEPHFSTAYRPQVDGQSERLNQFVEIYLRHYINYRQTDWVASLPLVEFAYNNGKHSGSKHSPFYMCYGYNPDFTVGNTKESHVPQANNLADFLKEIQTEAKAALEIAARQNAQYYDLNRREATKLEVGDKVYLSSANIKTSRPSHKLEHKQLGPYKVLEKIGRNSYKLDLPKSMKVHPVFNIALLHKKPVDKYDHDPVPLPPVVTADGEEEYTVERILDSKKDNTWEPKAHLANAPEKLAKFHREHPEAAGP